One window of Serinus canaria isolate serCan28SL12 chromosome 3, serCan2020, whole genome shotgun sequence genomic DNA carries:
- the DACT2 gene encoding dapper homolog 2: MLLGAPRPGGWDRGRVSERLQAALAGLQELQVLREKQRELVRAALAMPQRPATGGEQQPLSAHSKEHRLEVTLSALKEQLSRLRRQDVGLKSHLDQLDQRISELKLDVIKTSSEYLDSDSRPSSGFYDLSDGGSCSLSNSCTSVYSESISSSHTSLLPSSQHPKARLSVFDYRPKSADETTVHTTSFQQQGAYASDGCRTAASRDVSGTPARSRPRPVSTGDLERLIPADTRFQTEVDLKSMLPLCHNGDMHLLSMDPKFQNDLVSKNGIDVYPYPSPLHAVALQSPLFSLVGASPKSDFQAPPNKPLPSTTGPSLIKTRPTAEVQPGGYINKLLQLTRCKGSSRAEASEWVSPKSQPAAMHQRLIITPSTGGVKINSSSSQLEKQTSSLESNKAEGKLSREVPEGECAKQQETMSCMNEEQSSTRPDTEPSAVNSCYPAKSAARGSPLAEETESSMESSLSYSQLCQEDSSPDTWNARAVPSKKLPIKRCGNAKLAYTGGHERVARAEFVHAQFVPAESHQVRVKFASSKTKAVKIKRRNSEKVVRPGKQAFCMEKVRGSQGATKLPVEWNQLQRPQGMKSLMRRPSYSGDMAGRSCSESSLFPVQVRLPAVPYGPELYGASANALYSLEAACADAASRKKQRKWQSTVEISAKAQPTSLSHSFGPGAPRQPARRAGVPRTVSTRARSKGQQHGDGAKSESDHSEYSAECASLFHSTIAETSEGEVSDFTTNRFGDSESSEDDWDGSSDSSSFALDCEEGDESELIWPEGSVRQSVTVQASSKPLPPVPKICRIKASKALKKKIRRFQPASLKVMTMV, translated from the exons ATGCTGCTGGGCGCCCCACGACCGGGCGGCTGGGATCGCGGCCGGGTGAGCGAGAGGCTGCAGGCGGCCCTCGCCggcctccaggagctccaggtgcTTCGGGAGAAGCAGCGGGAGCTGGTGCGGGCCGCCCTGGCCATGCCGCAGCGGCCGGCGACGGGCGGAGAACAGCAGCCCCTATCCGCCCACAGCAAGGAGCACCGTCTGGAGGTCACCCTCTCCGccctgaaggagcagctg TCTCGTTTGAGGAGACAGGATGTCGGCTTGAAAAGCCATCTGGATCAGCTAGACCAGCGAATAAGTGAGCTGAAATTGGACGTCATTAAGACCTCCAGTGAATACTTGGATAGTGACAGCCGGCCCAGCTCAG GATTCTATGACCTGAGTGATGGTGGTTCTTGCTCACTCTCCAATTCTTGCACCTCTGTGTACAGTGAGTCTATCTCCTCCTCCCACACCAGTCTCTTACCCAGCTCTCAACATCCTAAAGCGAGGCTCAGTGTGTTTGATTACCGACCCAAGTCTGCCGATGAAACTACAGTGCACACCaccagcttccagcagcagggagcctATGCCAGTGATGGATGTCggactgcagccagcagagatgtCTCTGGGACTCCTGCCAGGTCCAGGCCAAGGCCAGTTTCCACAG GTGACTTGGAAAGACTGATTCCAGCGGACACTAGATTTCAGACAGAAGTGGATCTCAAATCCATGTTGCCTCTGTGCCATAATGGAGACATGCACTTGCTCAGCATGGACCCCAAATTCCAGAATGACCTAGTGTCCAAGAACGGCATTGATGTGTATCCTTACCCAAGCCCCCTCCATGCAGTGGCTTTACAAAGTCCCCTTTTCTCCCTGGTGGGAGCATCCCCAAAATCAGACTTCCAAGCTCCTCCCAACAAACCTCTGCCTAGTACAACAGGTCCCAGCTTGATTAAGACTAGGCCAACCGCTGAGGTCCAGCCGGGGGGTTACATCAATAAATTACTGCAGCTGACGAGGTGCAAAGGCAGCAGTCGGGCTGAGGCCAGTGAGTGGGTTTCACCCAAGAGCCAGCCAGCTGCAATGCACCAGAGACTCATTATAACCCCCAGCACCGGCGGAGTGAAAATTAACAGCAGCAGTAGCCAGCTGGAAAAACAGACCAGTTCTCTGGAGAGTAACAAAGCTGAAGGGAAGCTGTCAAGAGAGGTGCCAGAGGGGGAATGTGCCAAGCAGCAGGAGACCATGAGCTGTATGAATGAAGAGCAGTCATCCACTCGGCCTGACACAGAGCCATCAGCTGTGAATAGTTGTTATCCTGCCAAGTCAGCAGCAAGGGGCTCTCCTCTGGCAGAAGAAACAGAGAGCAGCATGGAGAGCAGTTTGTCCTACTCACAGCTGTGTCAAGAGGACTCTAGCCCAGACACCTGGAATGCTAGAGCTGTCCCATCCAAAAAACTGCCCATCAAAAGGTGTGGCAATGCCAAATTGGCTTACACTGGGGGTCACGAACGAGTGGCACGAGCTGAGTTTGTCCATGCTCAGTTTGTCCCTGCAGAATCCCATCAAGTCCGCGTAAAGTTTGCTAGCTCCAAAACAAAGGCAGTGAAGATAAAGAGGAGGAACAGCGAAAAAGTCGTTCGGCCTGGGAAGCAAGCCTTCTGCATGGAGAAGGTGAGAGGGTCTCAAGGGGCCACCAAGCTGCCTGTTGAGTGGAATCAGCTCCAAAGACCACAAGGAATGAAGAGCCTCATGCGGAGACCTTCGTATTCTGGTGACATGGCTGGCAGATCGTGCTCAGAGTCGAGTCTGTTCCCAGTGCAGGTCAGGCTCCCCGCTGTCCCATACGGGCCAGAGCTCTACGGAGCCTCGGCCAATGCACTGTATTCCCTGGAAGCAGCTTGTGCAGACGCAGCCAGCAGGAAGAAGCAGCGCAAGTGGCAGTCCACAGTGGAGATCTCTGCCAAGGCGCAGCCGACCAGCCTGTCGCACAGCTTTGGCCCGGGAGCGCCAAGGCAGCCGGCGAGGAGAGCCGGCGTCCCGCGCACCGTCAGCACGAGGGCTCGCTCCAAGGGGCAGCAGCACGGAGACGGTGCCAAGAGCGAGTCAGACCACTCCGAGTACTCTGCAGAGTGCGCCTCCCTCTTCCACTCCACCATCGCGGAGACCAGCGAAGGGGAGGTCAGCGATTTCACAACCAACCGATTCGGGGACAGCGAGTCCAGCGAGGACGactgggatggcagcagtgacagcagcagctttgctctggACTGTGAGGAGGGGGATGAAAGTGAGCTGATTTGGCCTGAAGGTTCAGTCAGACAATCCGTGACTGTCCAGGCCTCTTCCAAGCCTCTTCCTCCAGTGCCCAAAATCTGTCGCATCAAAGCTTCAAAGGCGCTAAAGAAGAAGATAAGAAGGTTCCAGCCTGCCTCTCTGAAGGTCATGACCATGGTGTAA